CGCTTCGCCTTCCGCGGCTTCGGGTGCCGGGCCCTTGGCGACGGTGGCGTTGGCCACGACCGGGTCGCCTTCGCCGTGGTGCACGACCTCGACGCCGGCTGGCAGCTTGAGCTGCGACAGGTGGATCGTCTCACCGGCGTTCAGCGCCGACAGGTCGACCTCGATGAATCCGGGCAGATTGGCCGGCAGGCACTGGATGTCTACCTCGTTGATCGGGTGCGCGATCATGCAGCCGCCGAGCTTGACGGCCGGGCTGACGTCGCCATTGACGAAGTGCAGCGGCACCTTGAGGTGCATCTTCTGGCCGGAGTCGATGCGCTGGAAGTCGATGTGCAGCACCTGCTGCTTGTACGGATGCCACTGGGTGTCGCGCAGCACCACGGTTTCCTTGCTGCCGTCGATGTCGATGGTCAGCACGGAAGAGTGGAACGCTTCCTTGCGCAGCAGGTGGTAAAGCTCGTTGTGGTCCATCTGCACCAGTCGGACGTCGCCGGCGCCGCCGTAGACGATGCCCGGCAACTGGCCGGCGCGACGCAGGCGGCGGCTCGCACCCGTACCTTGAGCGTCACGCTTGGTGGCCTTGAATTCGATCTGCATTGTGTTGCTCCTGAGTTGAAGACTCCGCCCGCGACCAGGCGGAGAGGGGAAGCCCGTGCGGCATGCAGCCCGCACGGGCGGAAAGCTCATTCCATGAACAGCGAGGACACCGACTCCTCGTTGCTGATGCGCAGGATGGTATCGGCGAGCAGCGAGGCGACCGAGACCTGGCGGATGCGGCCGCAGGCCTTGGCCTCCTCGCGCAGCGGGATGGTGTCGGTGACGACGAGTTCGTCGAGTTCGGAATCGTTGATGCGCGACACCGCGGCACCCGACAGCACCGCGTGCGTGCAGTACGACAGCACGCGCTTGGCGCCGTGTCCCTTCAGCGCGGCGGCGGCCTTGCACAGCGTGCCGGCGGTGTCGACGATGTCGTCCATGATCACGCAGGTGCGGCCTTCGACCTCGCCGATGATGTTCATGACTTCGGCCACATTGGCCTTGGGCCGGCGCTTGTCGATGATGGCCAGGTCGCATTCCATGCGCTTGGCGAAGGCGCGGGCGCGCACCACGCCGCCGACATCGGGCGACACCACCAGCAGGTCGTCGTACTTCTGCTTGTCGAGGTCGGCCAGCAGCACCGGCGCGGCATAGACGTTGT
This DNA window, taken from Thauera sp. K11, encodes the following:
- a CDS encoding ribose-phosphate pyrophosphokinase, with protein sequence MPHGSLMVFTGNANPKLGADVARRLGISLGAATVGRFSDGEVNVELLENVRGKDVFVLQPTCSPTNENLMELLIMVDALKRASAGRITAAMPYFGYARQDRRPRSARVPITAKVVANMLQAAGVQRLLTMDLHADQIQGFFDIAVDNVYAAPVLLADLDKQKYDDLLVVSPDVGGVVRARAFAKRMECDLAIIDKRRPKANVAEVMNIIGEVEGRTCVIMDDIVDTAGTLCKAAAALKGHGAKRVLSYCTHAVLSGAAVSRINDSELDELVVTDTIPLREEAKACGRIRQVSVASLLADTILRISNEESVSSLFME
- a CDS encoding 50S ribosomal protein L25/general stress protein Ctc is translated as MQIEFKATKRDAQGTGASRRLRRAGQLPGIVYGGAGDVRLVQMDHNELYHLLRKEAFHSSVLTIDIDGSKETVVLRDTQWHPYKQQVLHIDFQRIDSGQKMHLKVPLHFVNGDVSPAVKLGGCMIAHPINEVDIQCLPANLPGFIEVDLSALNAGETIHLSQLKLPAGVEVVHHGEGDPVVANATVAKGPAPEAAEGEAA